In Risungbinella massiliensis, the genomic stretch ACGAACTGCCACTACCCGTCATGCAAAACTTTCGGTTACGGCAACAGGTGGTGTTCAGGTGGGAATCAACCTAAATGGATACTATGAATCAGAAGCAGGGCAGCTTTTCCTTGGGAATCTCTTATATGAACAAGATATTGTGGTAGAGTTAGTAACCTCTCAAACCAAAGAATCACAGTCTCAAATTCAAGTATCCTTCACTTTTGAATCTGACCAAGGTCTCCAAACAATCAGTCAAACCATTTCTCTTCCCCTTGTAACAGATGACGATATGGACGAAGTCAACATTGACCTTAAGTGGGCAGCATTAGTAGAAGAGCTAATGGATGCCTCCATTCAAAAAAATGCCGTGAAAGCTACCGAAACACGAGATCAAAAAGTGTTTTCCCAAACACAGCAAGACTCTCTTCATCGAGCAGATCGCTATGATCAGACTTATTCCAAGGCTAGAAAAGCTTCTCTCAAGGATAAAACACAAGACCTCTTCTCGTCCCTTCAAAAACCTGAAAATCAGTTTGGAGAAAGTGTGAAGAGCATGTATGATATGAGCTACCGTACACAAAGAAGAAGAAAATAACATAACCACCTAGATAAAAGGAACCCAAGAGCACCAGTGCATCGATACTGGATACGCTTGGGTTTCTTTTTTTCATTTTTTCTTATACTCTTCCCACTGCTCCACACTCATCCGTGGCATAGAAAACGTCTTTCCTATTTTTCCATATGTTGTACCTGCGAGTCTTCCTACAGGTGCTAGTTTTTCCGTATCAATCCGCCCCTGCTCATACAACTCTTCTGCTACATGGAACCGAACTACCTCTCCAATCAAAAAATCCGAATTAGGAGCCTCAGCGGTACCTCCTAATTCAACTACTTGATGAAGTATACATTCCATCTGGATGGGACTCTCTACAATTCGAGGTACGCTAATTTCCTCACTAGGAACGAACGTAAAGCCTACTTTTTCTGCCTCACTTACATCCGCAGGAAAATCGGTTGCTGTCTCATTGACTTCCTGCACATTTTGCTCTGTCACCACATGAACGACAAACTCTCCTGTTTCCACGATGTTTCGAGAAGTATCTTTTTGCACTCCTCCCGGCTTTCGATTTACGGTAAAGCCGATCATTGGTGGCTCGGTACTAACGACTGTATAAAAACTAAACGGAGCAGCATTGACTGTTC encodes the following:
- a CDS encoding flavin reductase family protein; protein product: MKSINPTDQTKQDNYKLLIGTVLPRPIAFVTSKAVDGTVNAAPFSFYTVVSTEPPMIGFTVNRKPGGVQKDTSRNIVETGEFVVHVVTEQNVQEVNETATDFPADVSEAEKVGFTFVPSEEISVPRIVESPIQMECILHQVVELGGTAEAPNSDFLIGEVVRFHVAEELYEQGRIDTEKLAPVGRLAGTTYGKIGKTFSMPRMSVEQWEEYKKK